The Stenotrophomonas sp. ZAC14D1_NAIMI4_1 DNA segment GCTCGCCCGGCGACACCGTCACCACCTTCGCCGTCATGATTTCGGACACCGCCGTATCACGCGAGGAACGATCGTGCAGCACGATCTTGCGCGCGTAATCGCGCTCGGACAGGATCCCGACCAGTCGCGGCCCGTCCATCACCAGCACCGCACCAATGCCCTTCTGCGCCATCAGCCGGATCGCATCGATCACCGCCGCGCCGGGCGCGACCGCATGCACTTCAGGGGACTTGCCGTCCAACAGTTGCCGTACCGACGTCATCTGCCTGCCCTCCCAGGGTGGGTTGCAGGCCCGAGTCTGCCACGGAAGGTGCTAGCCACGCGTCAACCAGGTACAGCGGCCGCTGCTTGGACTCCTCGTACAGGCGGCCCAGGTACTCCCCGATCAGCCCCAGGGCGATCAGCTGCACGCCGCCCAGGAACAGGATCACCGCCATCATCGTCGGCCAGCCCGCCACACGGTCGCCGTACAGGGCGGCCTTGACGATCACCCACACGCCAAACACGAACGCCGCTGCGGCGGTCGCCAGGCCCAGGTAGGTTGCTGCCCGCAGCGGGACGGTGGAAAACCCGGTGATGCCTTCCAGGGCGAAGTTCCACAGGTTCCAGAGGCTGAACTTGCTGTTGCCGGCCAGCCGCGCATGGCGGTGGTAGGGCACGGCCACGCGGCGGAAGCCCACCCAGCTGAAGAGGCCTTTCATGAAGCGATGGCGCTCGCGCATCTCGCGCAGCGCGCTCAGCGCGCGCGCCGAAAGCAGGCGGAAGTCGCCGGTATCGGCGGGAATCGGCGTGCGCGAGAGGCGGCCGATCACGCGGTAGAACAGGGCCGCCGTGGTCCGCTTGCTCCAGCTTTCGCCGTCGCGCACCCGGCGCGTGCCGTAGACGTTGTCGTAGCCTTGCTTCCAGTACGCGACGAAGGTCGGCACCAGTTCCGGCGGATCCTGGCCATCGGCATCGAGGATCATCGCCGCCCCTTCGCGCACCTGGTCCAGGCCGGCGGTCAGCGCGGCCTCCTTGCCGAAGTTGCGCGACAGCCGCAATGCCGAGACGCGCGGATCGGGATGGGCCAGGTGTTCGATCACTGCCCAGGTGGCGTCGGTGCTGCCGTCATCGACGTACAGGATGTGGCCGTCGACATCGTCCAGCGCGTCGAGCACCGCGCACAGGCGCGGGTGCAGCTGGGGCAGCGCCAGTTCCTCGTTATGGGCGGCGATGACGAAGGTCAGGCGTTGGCGGCTCATGCCTGGATTGTACGTCGCTGGCGGGCTTGCAGCCCGCCGGCCCGCTAAAAGCTGACGGCCAAATCTAGAGCAACTGCAGCGCCTTCCGGATGCGTGGGGAGGCGGAGGGCATGGCCGTGCAGGACACGCCGTAAACCCATCCATGGGGGCTCGATGGCGCCATCCATGGCGCCAACGGTCCTGCACGGCCATGCCCTCCGCCTCTGGACACGTTCCCGCGAGCGCGGTGCATACACGCGCAGCCCCTCGCTTTTGGTAGCTGACAACCTTGGTTGCCACAGCTTTTGATCCTGCTTCTTCTTTTGATTTTGAATTCCCGCTCTCGTTCCGCGCGCGCAGGAAACTGTCCGGAGGCGGAGGGCTACCGCAGGCAGGACCGTAGGCGCCATGGACGGCGCCTACGAGCTACATGGACGTATTTACCGCGTGTCCTGCCTGCGGTAGCCCTCCGCCTCACCCATGAACCGGAAGGCGCCGCGAAACGA contains these protein-coding regions:
- a CDS encoding CBS domain-containing protein; translated protein: MTSVRQLLDGKSPEVHAVAPGAAVIDAIRLMAQKGIGAVLVMDGPRLVGILSERDYARKIVLHDRSSRDTAVSEIMTAKVVTVSPGEQVEHCLQLVTDYRIRHLPVVEGGSVLGVISIGDLVKAVIDAQRRELDQLQQYIVAG
- a CDS encoding glycosyltransferase family 2 protein, translating into MSRQRLTFVIAAHNEELALPQLHPRLCAVLDALDDVDGHILYVDDGSTDATWAVIEHLAHPDPRVSALRLSRNFGKEAALTAGLDQVREGAAMILDADGQDPPELVPTFVAYWKQGYDNVYGTRRVRDGESWSKRTTAALFYRVIGRLSRTPIPADTGDFRLLSARALSALREMRERHRFMKGLFSWVGFRRVAVPYHRHARLAGNSKFSLWNLWNFALEGITGFSTVPLRAATYLGLATAAAAFVFGVWVIVKAALYGDRVAGWPTMMAVILFLGGVQLIALGLIGEYLGRLYEESKQRPLYLVDAWLAPSVADSGLQPTLGGQADDVGTATVGRQVP